In a single window of the Synergistaceae bacterium genome:
- a CDS encoding V-type ATP synthase subunit D: MARINVNPNRMELSRLKRRLAVAKRGHKLLKDKQDALIKAFLEKARAGKELREAVEKELSECYATFVLSRAQTTPEILEQALIFPGAKSTLSVKWHNVMSVMVPEYDVKQEGNPVNYGFVNVPLLLDAALEQFSKIILRLLQLAAEEKAIRLMAGEIERTRRRVNALEYVMIPNLAETIRYISMKLDEQERSTLSRLMKIKEIVSA; the protein is encoded by the coding sequence ATGGCACGCATCAACGTCAACCCTAACAGAATGGAATTATCGAGGCTCAAGAGAAGACTCGCAGTCGCAAAAAGGGGTCATAAATTATTAAAGGATAAGCAGGACGCATTGATTAAGGCATTTCTTGAGAAGGCGCGCGCTGGCAAGGAATTACGCGAGGCAGTCGAGAAAGAATTATCAGAGTGTTATGCAACTTTTGTATTATCCCGTGCACAGACTACACCCGAAATTCTTGAGCAGGCCTTAATTTTTCCGGGCGCAAAGTCGACTCTTTCTGTAAAGTGGCATAACGTAATGAGCGTAATGGTACCTGAATACGACGTAAAGCAAGAGGGCAACCCCGTAAATTATGGATTCGTAAATGTGCCTTTATTGTTGGACGCTGCATTAGAACAGTTCAGCAAGATTATATTACGTTTATTGCAGCTCGCAGCAGAAGAGAAAGCTATTAGACTTATGGCCGGAGAAATTGAGCGCACAAGAAGACGCGTTAATGCTCTTGAATATGTCATGATTCCTAATTTGGCCGAAACTATAAGATATATCAGCATGAAACTTGATGAGCAGGAAAGATCCACGTTAAGCCGCTTAATGAAGATTAAAGAAATCGTCTCGGCTTAG
- a CDS encoding V-type ATP synthase subunit B, translated as MLPREYRTISNISGPLMMVEKTKDVRYDELVEISLSNGEKRRGRVLEIESDRALVQVFEGTSGIENEDTKVRFLGKVLTLPVSKDMLGRVFNGRGEPIDGGAPLIAEQNLDINGMPMNPFSRDYPSEFIQTGISTIDGLNPMVRGQKLPIFSASGLPHNRMAAQIARQATVISGHEDFAVVFAAMGITFEEASFFMEDFRRTGALQRTVLYINLADDPAIERISTPRIALTAAEYLAFECNMHVVVILTDLTNYCEALREISAARKEVPGRRGYPGYLYTDLATMYERAGRLKGKSGSITQIPILTMPEDDKTHPIPDLTGYITEGQIILSRSLHRQGIYPPVDVMPSLSRLKDKGIGKDKTREDHADLMNQLFAAYARGKEAKELAVILGEGALSEEDKAFAKFSTVFEDKYVRQGEYENRTIKGTLELGWDLLTMIPVKELKRIRDAYIEKYLNPLLAEKKAKAEKAGS; from the coding sequence ATGCTGCCTAGAGAGTATAGAACTATATCAAATATTTCCGGCCCGTTAATGATGGTCGAGAAAACTAAAGATGTACGTTATGATGAGCTTGTAGAAATTTCACTCTCAAACGGTGAGAAACGCCGAGGCCGAGTCCTTGAAATCGAGTCAGACCGCGCATTAGTTCAGGTTTTCGAGGGTACTTCAGGGATCGAGAACGAAGACACTAAAGTAAGATTTCTAGGTAAAGTCTTAACATTGCCGGTTTCTAAAGATATGCTAGGGCGAGTCTTTAACGGACGAGGCGAACCCATTGACGGAGGCGCGCCATTAATCGCAGAGCAGAATCTCGACATTAACGGAATGCCCATGAATCCATTTTCACGCGATTATCCGTCGGAATTCATACAGACAGGAATCTCAACAATTGACGGACTTAACCCGATGGTAAGAGGTCAAAAGCTGCCTATTTTCTCCGCGTCAGGTCTGCCTCATAACAGAATGGCCGCACAAATTGCCCGTCAAGCTACAGTTATAAGTGGACACGAAGATTTTGCGGTTGTTTTCGCAGCTATGGGAATAACGTTCGAAGAGGCTTCTTTCTTTATGGAAGATTTCAGGCGCACGGGCGCATTACAGCGTACAGTCTTATATATTAACTTGGCCGATGACCCTGCGATTGAAAGAATTTCAACTCCCAGAATCGCACTCACTGCCGCCGAGTATTTAGCATTTGAGTGTAATATGCACGTTGTTGTAATATTAACGGACTTGACGAACTACTGCGAGGCATTACGCGAAATTTCAGCAGCTCGTAAAGAAGTCCCAGGCCGACGCGGTTATCCCGGTTATTTATATACTGACTTGGCCACTATGTACGAGAGAGCAGGAAGACTCAAGGGTAAAAGCGGAAGTATTACACAGATTCCTATTTTGACAATGCCTGAAGACGACAAGACTCACCCGATACCTGACTTGACTGGATATATTACTGAAGGCCAGATTATTTTGAGCAGGAGTCTTCATAGACAGGGAATTTATCCGCCCGTTGATGTCATGCCGTCGCTTTCAAGACTTAAGGATAAGGGAATCGGCAAAGATAAGACTCGTGAAGATCATGCGGACCTAATGAACCAGTTATTTGCGGCCTATGCTCGCGGAAAAGAAGCAAAGGAACTCGCAGTAATTCTCGGTGAAGGCGCATTATCAGAAGAAGACAAGGCATTTGCTAAATTCTCTACAGTCTTTGAAGATAAATATGTTCGTCAGGGTGAATACGAGAACAGGACAATCAAAGGAACTCTTGAACTCGGCTGGGATTTATTGACGATGATTCCAGTTAAGGAACTCAAGAGAATCAGAGATGCCTATATCGAGAAATATTTAAATCCTTTACTGGCTGAGAAAAAGGCAAAAGCTGAGAAGGCCGGCAGCTAA
- a CDS encoding V-type ATP synthase subunit F has translation MADNKPMAAIGYYEMALPFQAVGVRSVILTPETRGKFCDTLEQLAREDYAVVFIQEDLFVEFTSKVEEVNDQYQTSVLPVPSPSGATGAGLASIRGSVEKAVGMDIFAER, from the coding sequence ATGGCAGATAATAAGCCAATGGCCGCAATAGGTTATTATGAAATGGCCTTACCCTTTCAAGCAGTAGGAGTCAGAAGTGTTATATTAACTCCTGAAACGCGCGGAAAATTTTGCGATACACTTGAGCAATTAGCCCGTGAAGATTATGCAGTCGTATTTATTCAGGAAGATTTATTTGTCGAGTTCACGAGCAAAGTAGAAGAAGTTAATGATCAATATCAGACCAGCGTCTTACCGGTGCCGAGTCCTTCAGGGGCTACAGGTGCGGGGCTTGCTTCGATTCGGGGCAGCGTAGAGAAGGCCGTTGGAATGGATATTTTTGCGGAACGTTAA
- a CDS encoding V-type ATPase subunit, with protein sequence MSYVYTVARIRGMENHLLEPAFFSRLMDSAGIDDALKALGDTSYSQWISGAASFDKAIDSEILATCKELESFVPDKELLDIFRLPYDFHNVKVLLKGLFKVRGGDSEGRRYDLLSKLGTIDTEELKLAIETEEYGFLPYGLTDLLPLCWQVWDQTKNAQSVELLIDDAMFKALLKVAEGLNMPEILHWVKSRIDVENLRSIIRLARMKYESAKALPFLHGGGTIRADDMAKLLNEPQETWARILSYSDISSVLSALQDSQDIKLSLSEVSKSLDDYLLRVLESAKYSMDAPANVLLYLLTKESEARNMRVALVCVAGGLDREFGRRLLSNGR encoded by the coding sequence GTGAGTTACGTTTATACCGTAGCAAGAATACGGGGAATGGAAAATCACTTGCTTGAGCCGGCATTTTTCTCGCGTCTTATGGATAGCGCGGGCATTGATGACGCATTAAAGGCACTGGGCGATACAAGTTATTCACAGTGGATTTCAGGAGCAGCAAGTTTTGACAAGGCAATTGACTCGGAAATTCTAGCAACCTGCAAAGAGTTAGAGTCATTTGTACCGGATAAAGAATTGCTTGATATTTTCAGGCTGCCATATGATTTTCATAATGTGAAAGTCTTGCTAAAGGGTTTATTCAAAGTCAGGGGCGGCGATTCTGAAGGCCGGCGTTATGATTTACTCTCTAAGCTGGGAACTATTGACACTGAAGAGTTAAAACTTGCGATTGAGACTGAAGAATACGGATTTTTGCCCTATGGACTCACTGATTTATTGCCTCTGTGCTGGCAGGTCTGGGATCAGACGAAAAACGCCCAGTCAGTTGAATTATTAATCGATGATGCAATGTTTAAGGCGTTATTAAAAGTTGCTGAAGGCCTGAATATGCCCGAAATTTTACACTGGGTTAAATCGCGTATTGATGTCGAGAATTTACGCAGCATAATAAGACTCGCACGAATGAAATACGAAAGCGCAAAGGCACTCCCATTTTTGCACGGCGGCGGGACTATTAGAGCCGATGACATGGCAAAATTATTGAATGAACCTCAAGAGACATGGGCGAGGATTCTTTCATATTCTGATATTTCGTCAGTGTTAAGCGCATTACAGGACTCGCAGGATATTAAATTATCGCTCTCTGAAGTATCTAAATCACTTGATGATTATTTGCTGAGAGTCTTAGAGAGTGCAAAATATTCAATGGATGCTCCGGCGAATGTATTATTATATTTATTGACGAAAGAGTCAGAAGCTAGAAATATGCGCGTCGCTCTAGTTTGTGTTGCAGGCGGATTAGATCGCGAGTTCGGAAGGAGGCTTTTGAGCAATGGCAGATAA
- a CDS encoding V-type ATP synthase subunit E translates to MALADIKAKIKADSQAQIKALEAENDAKVREISRKVNAEIKEVQDSYAARLSKEEPEVLRRREIVAELDGKRIDLGIRQKLVGEAFEASLKQMTELAPDKYVKFADSLMKQAVVTGKEVVFVGKNEKHLDQRWLDGYNSANNTSLTLSSEKLPISGGFVLRNEKIDTNCSWDMLLAAAREDIETEVVKRLFA, encoded by the coding sequence ATGGCACTTGCAGACATTAAAGCAAAAATTAAAGCCGATTCACAGGCACAAATTAAGGCACTTGAGGCAGAGAATGACGCAAAAGTCCGCGAGATCAGCCGCAAAGTAAACGCAGAAATTAAAGAAGTTCAGGACTCATATGCGGCCAGACTCTCAAAGGAAGAGCCGGAAGTTTTGAGAAGACGTGAAATAGTTGCAGAACTTGACGGCAAAAGAATCGATTTAGGCATTCGTCAAAAATTAGTCGGTGAGGCTTTCGAGGCATCATTAAAGCAAATGACGGAGCTTGCACCCGATAAATACGTAAAATTTGCTGATTCTCTCATGAAACAAGCTGTAGTAACTGGTAAAGAAGTCGTCTTTGTCGGCAAAAATGAAAAGCATTTAGATCAACGCTGGCTCGACGGCTATAATTCAGCAAATAATACGAGCTTGACTCTTTCAAGTGAGAAATTACCAATCAGCGGCGGTTTTGTGCTTCGTAATGAGAAAATCGACACAAATTGTTCATGGGATATGCTTTTAGCTGCTGCCCGTGAAGATATTGAGACCGAAGTCGTGAAGCGGTTATTTGCGTAA
- a CDS encoding V-type ATP synthase subunit K, translating into MELLGLSLALFGAALAAALAGIGSAIGIGIAGGAAAGVMTEDPNKFGSCLILQALPGTQGIYGLLIAFFVLSKIGLLGGAGAVALNWNQGLQIFASCLPIAVVGWYSAIWQGKTSAASIQMISKKPEAMGKAVILPAMVETYAVLALLTSILMLMGVRVG; encoded by the coding sequence ATGGAACTTCTTGGACTTTCACTCGCACTGTTCGGAGCAGCATTAGCAGCAGCTCTGGCCGGCATAGGGTCAGCAATCGGAATCGGTATAGCAGGTGGAGCAGCAGCAGGAGTCATGACTGAAGACCCTAACAAATTCGGTTCGTGCTTAATTCTTCAGGCTTTACCCGGTACACAGGGAATTTATGGACTCTTAATCGCATTCTTTGTGTTGAGCAAAATCGGACTTCTTGGCGGCGCGGGTGCAGTGGCGTTAAATTGGAATCAGGGTTTGCAGATTTTCGCGTCATGTCTTCCCATAGCAGTTGTCGGCTGGTATTCAGCAATTTGGCAGGGCAAAACGTCAGCGGCATCGATTCAAATGATTTCAAAGAAGCCTGAAGCAATGGGCAAAGCAGTAATTCTCCCCGCAATGGTCGAGACTTATGCAGTCCTTGCACTTCTTACGAGTATATTAATGCTCATGGGAGTTCGGGTAGGTTAA
- a CDS encoding V-type ATP synthase subunit I, whose translation MGVARLKKAELYYHKSVHEQIAAILQGLGACQIISTVEESIKPADIEALISQTDEKLADVRYLTRTLSPLYVDPVPALDRMLGERDEVTMSELEQLAAKTDLKAISESIRSIEQEIGEVRTKLSEARSNSLLLSGLKFFAYPLSVVTEGTRTLTALIGTIKAENLSGLKAALGDFSKFAQDSELIVAPYNEKDKSQDICAAVIYSRSVDSEIREVCAKNGLTIIDVPAALTGTPEEEHEKYSALITELESKESELSAKLKACSQEYMPAIQKLSDYYNSLSARYDGMAKSEETESTMLTKFWIPVDKTQELSEKINAVSTDLELVLNDPAPDEEPPSLLNNSNMVKPFNVLTELYSSPTYRGIDPTPLLAPFFWIFFGMCLGDAGYALVLFGTIMYVLKKYKKMSGGIKEFIRLFLFCSVSTFIYGVISGSFFGDFIDAFLPPLVPVKNSLMLVDPMKNPMQVLGISLLIGVIHLMFGLLIAAYDRMRHGEFIDAIGHDISWFLFIVGLCLLGVTMGGMLPAHFQQIGAAMAGLGAVIIFLYAGKGERNIFKRITSGLLALYGATSYLGDILSYSRLLALGFGSAVIGVVINLLGGLASDIPYVGWLVAVVVVIGGHIFSIAINLLGSFVHPLRLQYVEFFGKFYSGGGEPFTPLTLSQEYVTVKA comes from the coding sequence ATGGGAGTAGCCAGGCTTAAGAAAGCAGAACTGTATTATCACAAATCCGTTCATGAACAGATTGCGGCGATTCTTCAGGGCTTGGGAGCATGTCAAATTATCAGCACAGTTGAAGAAAGTATTAAACCTGCTGATATTGAGGCTTTAATCTCTCAGACTGATGAAAAACTTGCGGATGTTCGTTATTTGACTCGGACTCTTTCGCCTTTGTATGTTGACCCAGTTCCGGCACTTGATAGAATGCTGGGCGAACGAGACGAAGTTACTATGTCAGAACTTGAGCAGCTCGCAGCAAAAACGGATTTGAAGGCGATTAGCGAGTCTATTCGCTCAATTGAACAGGAAATCGGAGAAGTAAGAACTAAACTGTCTGAAGCACGATCTAATTCGTTATTATTATCAGGCTTGAAATTTTTTGCTTATCCCCTTTCAGTCGTAACAGAAGGCACCCGCACCCTTACAGCTTTAATCGGAACTATTAAGGCCGAGAATTTAAGCGGGCTAAAAGCGGCACTCGGTGATTTCTCCAAATTTGCGCAGGACAGTGAATTAATAGTAGCTCCCTATAACGAGAAGGACAAATCACAGGATATTTGCGCCGCTGTTATTTATTCGCGCAGTGTTGACTCGGAAATTCGGGAAGTTTGCGCGAAAAACGGATTAACAATTATTGATGTCCCTGCAGCTTTAACGGGAACTCCTGAAGAAGAGCATGAAAAATATTCAGCTTTGATAACTGAACTTGAAAGCAAAGAAAGTGAATTATCAGCCAAGTTAAAAGCATGTTCACAAGAATATATGCCGGCGATTCAGAAATTATCTGATTATTATAATAGTCTTTCAGCGCGTTATGACGGCATGGCCAAGAGTGAAGAGACGGAGTCAACAATGCTGACAAAATTTTGGATTCCAGTAGATAAGACTCAAGAATTGAGCGAAAAAATTAACGCAGTCAGCACAGATCTTGAATTAGTCTTGAATGACCCCGCACCCGATGAAGAGCCGCCGAGCCTGTTAAATAACAGCAACATGGTCAAGCCCTTCAATGTGTTAACTGAGCTATATTCTTCACCGACATATAGGGGCATAGATCCCACGCCTTTACTCGCGCCTTTCTTCTGGATATTTTTCGGGATGTGTTTAGGTGATGCGGGATATGCGCTTGTTTTATTCGGGACAATTATGTACGTCTTGAAAAAGTATAAAAAAATGTCAGGCGGCATAAAGGAATTTATAAGATTATTCTTGTTTTGCTCGGTCTCGACGTTTATTTACGGCGTGATTTCAGGCTCATTCTTTGGAGATTTTATTGACGCGTTCCTGCCTCCTTTAGTGCCTGTTAAGAATTCTTTAATGCTCGTTGACCCGATGAAGAATCCCATGCAGGTTTTAGGAATTTCGCTATTAATCGGCGTGATTCATTTAATGTTTGGATTATTGATCGCGGCATATGACAGAATGAGGCACGGAGAATTTATTGACGCAATCGGGCATGATATATCATGGTTCTTGTTTATAGTCGGCTTATGCTTACTGGGTGTAACAATGGGCGGAATGCTCCCGGCACATTTCCAGCAAATAGGCGCGGCAATGGCAGGACTCGGAGCGGTAATAATTTTCTTGTATGCAGGCAAGGGCGAGCGCAATATTTTCAAGCGTATAACTTCCGGATTATTGGCTTTATACGGCGCAACGTCATATTTAGGCGATATTTTGAGTTACAGCAGATTATTAGCATTAGGCTTCGGCTCGGCAGTAATCGGAGTAGTAATTAATTTGCTGGGCGGGCTTGCTTCAGATATTCCATATGTCGGCTGGCTCGTAGCAGTAGTAGTTGTAATAGGCGGGCATATTTTCAGCATAGCAATTAACTTGCTGGGAAGCTTTGTGCACCCGTTAAGACTTCAATACGTCGAATTTTTCGGCAAATTTTATTCGGGCGGCGGAGAACCGTTCACACCGTTGACGCTGTCGCAGGAATATGTAACTGTGAAGGCGTAA
- a CDS encoding GGDEF domain-containing protein, giving the protein MENLSRLIQDTSEAFNSSGYAFFNIEAHIFCALILGILFFRQQNFSDQKEVRIIWSRIIFVQFLYCLAKIFRVLADVNIINNSPFMQYIAAFINFVLFGLISWLVFIYSELYQDSKMFDSLKNKIISCLPVAFNVIMLLLTPFTGLYLDISGPVMKEGALFPVMLILDLLYPAAALILVFSRGRINNKYDIAAIYPDLFLICGPVQLLSPRVPFLCFAMIIADMLVYISYVDGLISIDPLTKISNRNGFIRDLTHKFMTGERENLHLFAIDIEDLSAINGKFGRLEGDRALIITAQALKNFSEHEYTCYIARYYGDEFMISANINNNEIEIFTERVRNYISNEAAKNKLKFFLRVNIGFAKYENYSRSETISGLINESVRSLNEAREQRRFNAAWPGVKK; this is encoded by the coding sequence ATGGAAAATTTATCGCGTTTAATTCAGGACACTTCAGAGGCTTTTAACTCGTCGGGATATGCTTTCTTTAACATTGAGGCACATATATTTTGCGCGTTAATACTGGGAATATTATTTTTCAGGCAGCAAAATTTTTCAGATCAGAAAGAAGTCCGCATAATTTGGTCGAGAATTATATTTGTGCAATTTCTTTACTGCCTCGCTAAAATTTTTAGAGTCCTCGCTGACGTGAACATAATAAATAATTCCCCCTTCATGCAATATATAGCAGCTTTCATAAATTTTGTTTTATTCGGCCTTATAAGCTGGCTTGTATTCATTTACAGTGAATTATATCAGGACTCGAAAATGTTTGACTCGCTGAAAAATAAAATTATTTCATGCTTGCCAGTTGCGTTTAATGTCATAATGCTTTTATTGACTCCCTTCACGGGATTATATCTTGATATTTCCGGCCCTGTCATGAAAGAAGGCGCGTTATTTCCTGTGATGTTAATTCTTGATTTATTATATCCTGCGGCGGCGTTGATTCTCGTATTTTCTCGCGGACGAATCAATAATAAATATGACATTGCGGCAATTTATCCGGATTTATTCTTAATCTGCGGCCCTGTTCAATTATTGAGTCCCCGCGTGCCCTTCTTGTGCTTTGCTATGATTATAGCTGATATGCTTGTATATATTAGTTATGTAGACGGCTTGATTTCTATAGATCCACTGACAAAAATTTCAAATCGAAACGGTTTTATACGGGATTTGACTCATAAATTCATGACGGGCGAACGAGAAAATTTGCATTTATTTGCGATTGATATAGAAGACTTAAGCGCGATTAACGGCAAATTTGGAAGACTTGAGGGCGACAGGGCACTAATTATCACTGCTCAGGCACTAAAAAATTTCAGCGAACACGAGTATACATGCTATATAGCGAGATATTACGGCGATGAGTTCATGATAAGCGCAAATATAAATAATAACGAGATTGAGATTTTCACAGAAAGAGTGAGAAATTATATCAGCAATGAGGCGGCCAAGAATAAATTAAAATTTTTCCTGCGGGTAAATATAGGCTTTGCAAAATATGAGAATTACAGCAGGAGTGAGACAATTTCAGGATTAATTAATGAGTCGGTGCGTTCACTAAATGAGGCAAGGGAACAAAGACGATTTAATGCAGCTTGGCCGGGAGTCAAGAAGTAA